The proteins below are encoded in one region of Streptomyces sp. NBC_00490:
- a CDS encoding SpoIIE family protein phosphatase gives MGAIPAQRETDPGACDAPVRRSVLPYARAHATLAGSSLAPGAARALLRAALSEWAELGLPGTAPLTDRLADDAVVVVSELVTNAVVHAGTDVDLECRLETETGALVVEVADQHPSRAPRDGTGEPSYGTPEYGRGLRLVATLAESWGITYRKGTKTVWARLTEEDSAAVGQSGPYAGQDEAYVGVNGLESAGVLAPEPRRTERDRDWLNRGALSFLAEASDLLAGQLDEDLVAALAGQLIVPRLADWCAVWLEDEHMGRGGVWGSEGTGGAGPRLARVWHGHESRIEELRQALEKDPPRPVEPPRSGPVPFPWPGDALGGRGARGTALAYRLIAGGRPLGTLVIGRSGLLRFPDEITGLVEDLGRRVALAIGAARQYARQATISAILQRGLLPGAVAEIPGMRSALVYEPCDKGGPSGDFYDLFPAGDGRWCFAVGDVQGKGPEAAVVIGLARPWLRLLAREGYRVADVLDRLNQLLLDDATEAADAAARALIAAGGRSLTGDGPQTRFLSLLYGELAPFDGGVRCTLASAGHPLPLLLGAGGEVRTVARPQTLLGVVEDETYTSETFELRPGDTLLAVTDGVTERRCGPRQFDDGDGLATALADCAGLTAPLIAERVRRLVHEFGVGPPEDDLALLVLQAE, from the coding sequence ATGGGGGCCATTCCGGCACAACGGGAGACCGATCCCGGTGCTTGTGACGCCCCCGTGCGCAGGAGTGTGCTTCCGTACGCCCGGGCGCACGCCACCCTCGCGGGCAGCTCCCTCGCACCGGGCGCCGCCCGCGCCCTGCTGCGCGCCGCCCTCTCCGAGTGGGCCGAACTGGGCCTGCCCGGCACGGCACCGCTCACCGACCGCCTCGCCGACGACGCCGTCGTGGTCGTCAGCGAACTCGTCACGAACGCGGTCGTGCACGCCGGCACCGACGTCGATCTGGAGTGCCGTCTGGAGACGGAGACCGGTGCCCTCGTCGTCGAGGTCGCCGACCAGCACCCCTCGCGCGCCCCGCGCGACGGCACCGGCGAACCGTCGTACGGGACACCGGAGTACGGCCGCGGACTGCGCCTCGTCGCCACCCTCGCCGAGTCCTGGGGCATCACCTACCGCAAGGGCACCAAGACCGTGTGGGCGCGACTGACCGAGGAGGACAGCGCGGCCGTCGGGCAGAGCGGACCGTACGCCGGGCAGGACGAGGCGTACGTGGGGGTGAACGGCCTGGAGAGCGCCGGAGTCCTCGCCCCCGAGCCCCGGCGCACCGAACGCGACCGGGACTGGCTCAACCGCGGCGCCCTGTCCTTCCTCGCCGAGGCCTCCGACCTGCTCGCCGGACAGCTCGACGAGGACCTGGTCGCCGCCCTCGCCGGACAGCTGATCGTGCCGCGGCTCGCCGACTGGTGCGCGGTGTGGCTGGAGGACGAGCACATGGGGCGCGGTGGCGTCTGGGGCAGCGAGGGGACCGGCGGGGCGGGGCCGCGGCTCGCCCGCGTCTGGCACGGCCACGAGAGCCGTATCGAGGAACTGCGCCAGGCCCTGGAGAAGGACCCGCCCAGACCGGTGGAGCCGCCGCGTTCCGGGCCCGTGCCGTTCCCCTGGCCCGGCGACGCGCTGGGCGGGCGCGGGGCGCGCGGCACGGCACTGGCGTACCGGCTGATCGCGGGCGGACGGCCGCTCGGCACGCTCGTCATCGGACGGTCCGGGCTGCTCCGCTTCCCCGACGAGATCACCGGCCTGGTCGAGGACCTCGGCCGCCGGGTCGCCCTCGCCATCGGCGCGGCCCGCCAGTACGCCCGCCAGGCCACCATCAGCGCCATCCTCCAGCGCGGGCTGCTGCCCGGCGCCGTCGCGGAGATCCCCGGAATGCGCAGCGCGCTGGTGTACGAGCCGTGCGACAAGGGCGGCCCCAGCGGCGACTTCTACGACCTCTTCCCGGCCGGCGACGGCCGCTGGTGCTTCGCCGTCGGCGACGTCCAGGGCAAGGGCCCCGAAGCCGCCGTGGTGATCGGCCTGGCCCGCCCCTGGCTGCGGCTCCTCGCCCGCGAGGGCTACCGCGTCGCCGACGTCCTGGACCGCCTCAACCAGCTGCTCCTCGACGACGCCACGGAGGCCGCCGACGCCGCCGCCCGCGCGCTGATCGCCGCGGGCGGCCGGTCCCTGACCGGCGACGGCCCCCAGACCCGCTTCCTCTCCCTCCTCTACGGCGAGCTGGCACCCTTCGACGGCGGTGTGCGCTGCACCCTCGCCTCCGCCGGGCATCCCCTGCCGCTGCTCCTCGGCGCGGGCGGCGAGGTCCGCACCGTGGCCCGGCCGCAGACCCTGCTCGGGGTCGTCGAGGACGAGACCTACACCAGCGAGACCTTCGAGCTGCGACCCGGCGACACCCTGCTCGCCGTCACCGACGGGGTGACGGAGCGGCGCTGCGGCCCCCGCCAGTTCGACGACGGCGACGGCCTCGCGACGGCGCTCGCCGACTGTGCCGGGCTCACCGCCCCGCTGATCGCGGAGCGCGTCAGACGGCTGGTGCACGAGTTCGGCGTAGGACCGCCGGAGGACGATCTCGCGCTGCTGGTGCTTCAGGCGGAGTAG
- a CDS encoding HAMP domain-containing protein, whose amino-acid sequence MSENSATRVLEDGQKDDQIRASDLRPLLAAMTAARDGHFAKVTETGDHGVTAELAAIFNQLVDRNVHFTTEVQRVKRELVRYGRLDERLSPSPGAGAWASRVTDVNQLLDALVAPAANATRVLDAVAGGDLTQRVDLHDGNRQLRGDLRRLGRAVNKMVDQLSLFTGEVTRVAREVGTEGRLGGRAKVQGLSGSWRDVTEAVNTMASRLTAQVRDIALVTTSVARGDLTRSVTVEATGELLELKLTVNTMVDQLSAFADEVTRVAREVGTEGQLGGRAQVRGVSGVWKDLTDNVNFMASNLTSQVRNIAQVTTAVANGDLSQKITVDAQGEILELKSTINTMVDQLSAFADEVTRVAREVGTEGNLGGRAQVRGVSGVWKDLTDNVNFMADNLTSQVRNIALVSTAVAQGDLGKKITVEAKGEILELKSTINTMVDQLSAFADEVTRVAREVGTEGNLGGQAQVRGVSGVWKDLTDNVNFMALNLTSQVRNIAQVTTAVANGDLSKKITVDARGEILELKDTVNTMVEQLRAFADEVTRVAREVGTDGRLGGRAQVLGVSGVWRDLTDNVNYMADNLTSQVRNIAQVTTAVANGDLSKKIDVDARGEILELKTAINTMVDTLSSFSSEVTRVAREVGSEGRLGGQARVEGVYGTWKRLTTNVNELALNLTTQVRAIAEVASAVAQGDMSRSITVETQGEVTELKDNINLMVANLRETTRAKDWLESNLARLAALMQGHRDLMEVADLLLRELTPLVNAQYGAFFLADPDEDSAALRTAVPAKGLAFIAGYGSAQGATVETGGLPVHGLVRQAAREKKRILVEEAPPDYIKINSGLGEAAPTSVVIIPILFEDKLLGVIELASFSRFSDVHLAFFDQFVNTIAVAINTIIANSRTESLLGESQRLARQLQERSDELQKQQAELQRSNAELEEKAALLATSSQYKSEFLANMSHELRTPLNSLLILARLLSDNPDGHLSDQEVQFATTIHRSGSDLLQLINDILDLSKIEAGRMDVRPKKLPLIKLLDYVHATFRPLTIDRGLAFEVAVGEDVPREMYSDEQRLQQILRNLLSNAIKFTASGRVELRVNRVTDTELHHVRDSGQVIAFTVSDTGIGIAQEKLPVIFEAFQQADGTTNRKYGGTGLGLSISREIAGLLGGRIVAESEPGKGSTFTLYVPVVSPGHSATGPTPEEHTLPVPEQLSTEPFTSAEVDDSWPTPTKLEAWKRGRAGQVLPGRRVLIVDDDIRNVFALTHVLGRVGMPVLYAENGREGIETLERNPDVELVLMDIMMPEMDGYETIAAIRRTPRWTGLPIVALTAKAMPGDREKSIARGANDYVPKPVDVDQLLTVVCALLDPEGPQGDDGTQGPAADAVTDAAEPGMTGEVPVPPTTE is encoded by the coding sequence ATGAGTGAGAACAGTGCTACGCGTGTGCTCGAAGACGGACAGAAAGATGACCAGATTCGAGCATCGGATCTGCGTCCGCTGCTCGCCGCGATGACGGCCGCCCGGGACGGGCACTTCGCGAAGGTGACGGAGACCGGCGACCATGGCGTCACGGCCGAACTGGCCGCGATCTTCAATCAACTGGTCGACCGCAACGTCCACTTCACCACCGAGGTCCAGCGGGTGAAAAGGGAGCTGGTGCGGTACGGCCGGCTCGACGAGCGGCTCTCGCCGAGCCCCGGCGCGGGCGCCTGGGCGTCCCGGGTCACCGATGTGAACCAGCTGCTCGACGCCCTGGTGGCCCCGGCGGCGAACGCGACCCGGGTCCTGGACGCGGTGGCGGGCGGCGATCTGACCCAGCGGGTCGACCTGCACGACGGCAACCGCCAGTTGCGCGGTGATCTGCGGCGGCTGGGGCGGGCCGTGAACAAGATGGTCGACCAGTTGTCGTTGTTCACCGGCGAGGTGACCCGGGTGGCGCGCGAGGTCGGCACCGAGGGGCGGCTGGGCGGCCGGGCCAAGGTGCAGGGGCTGTCGGGAAGTTGGCGGGATGTGACCGAGGCGGTCAACACCATGGCGTCCCGGCTGACGGCCCAGGTGCGGGACATCGCCCTGGTGACCACGTCGGTGGCGCGCGGCGACCTGACCCGCTCGGTCACCGTCGAGGCGACCGGTGAGCTGCTCGAGCTGAAGCTGACCGTGAACACGATGGTCGACCAGCTCTCCGCCTTCGCCGACGAGGTCACCCGCGTGGCCCGCGAGGTCGGCACCGAGGGCCAGTTGGGCGGCCGGGCGCAGGTGCGGGGCGTGTCGGGGGTGTGGAAGGACCTCACCGACAACGTCAACTTCATGGCGTCGAACCTGACCTCGCAGGTGCGCAACATCGCCCAGGTGACGACGGCCGTCGCCAACGGCGACCTGAGTCAGAAGATCACCGTCGACGCGCAGGGCGAGATCCTGGAGCTGAAGTCCACCATCAACACCATGGTCGACCAGCTCTCCGCCTTCGCCGACGAGGTCACCCGCGTGGCCCGCGAGGTCGGCACCGAGGGCAACCTCGGCGGGCGCGCTCAGGTGCGGGGGGTGAGCGGTGTCTGGAAGGACCTCACCGACAACGTCAACTTCATGGCGGACAACCTGACTTCGCAGGTGCGGAACATCGCCCTGGTCTCCACCGCGGTGGCCCAGGGCGACCTCGGCAAGAAGATCACGGTGGAGGCGAAGGGCGAGATCCTGGAGCTGAAGTCCACCATCAACACGATGGTCGACCAGCTCTCCGCCTTCGCCGATGAGGTCACCCGCGTGGCCCGCGAGGTCGGCACCGAAGGCAACCTCGGCGGCCAGGCACAGGTGCGAGGGGTGTCGGGCGTCTGGAAGGACCTCACCGACAACGTCAACTTCATGGCCCTGAACCTGACGTCACAGGTCCGCAACATCGCCCAGGTGACGACCGCCGTCGCCAACGGCGACCTCTCCAAGAAGATCACCGTGGACGCGCGCGGCGAGATCCTCGAACTCAAGGACACCGTCAACACGATGGTGGAGCAGCTGCGCGCCTTCGCCGACGAGGTGACCCGGGTGGCGCGCGAGGTCGGCACCGACGGCCGGCTCGGCGGCCGCGCCCAGGTGCTGGGTGTGTCCGGGGTGTGGCGGGACCTGACGGACAACGTCAACTACATGGCGGACAACCTCACTTCACAGGTCCGCAACATCGCCCAGGTGACCACGGCCGTCGCCAACGGCGACCTCTCCAAGAAGATCGACGTGGACGCCCGGGGCGAGATCCTGGAGCTGAAGACCGCCATCAACACCATGGTCGACACGCTGTCCTCCTTCTCCTCCGAGGTCACCCGCGTGGCCCGCGAGGTCGGCTCCGAGGGCCGGCTCGGCGGCCAGGCCCGGGTCGAGGGCGTCTACGGCACCTGGAAACGTCTGACGACGAACGTGAACGAGCTCGCCCTGAACCTGACCACCCAGGTCCGCGCGATCGCCGAGGTCGCCTCCGCGGTGGCCCAGGGCGACATGTCCCGCTCGATCACGGTGGAGACCCAGGGCGAGGTCACCGAGCTCAAGGACAACATCAACCTGATGGTGGCCAACCTCCGCGAGACCACCCGCGCCAAGGACTGGCTGGAGTCCAACCTGGCCCGCCTGGCCGCGCTGATGCAGGGCCACCGGGACCTGATGGAGGTCGCCGACCTGCTGCTGCGCGAGCTGACCCCGCTGGTGAACGCCCAGTACGGCGCGTTCTTCCTGGCCGACCCCGACGAGGACAGTGCGGCTCTGCGGACCGCCGTTCCCGCGAAGGGGCTCGCGTTCATCGCCGGTTACGGCTCGGCACAGGGCGCGACCGTGGAGACCGGGGGCCTCCCGGTGCACGGCCTGGTCCGGCAGGCCGCCCGCGAGAAGAAGCGGATCCTGGTCGAGGAGGCCCCGCCGGACTACATCAAGATCAACAGCGGGCTCGGGGAGGCGGCGCCGACCAGCGTGGTCATCATCCCGATCCTCTTCGAGGACAAGCTCCTCGGTGTGATCGAGCTGGCGTCGTTCTCCCGCTTCTCCGACGTCCATCTCGCCTTCTTCGACCAGTTCGTGAACACCATCGCCGTCGCGATCAACACGATCATCGCCAACTCCCGTACGGAGTCCCTGCTCGGCGAGTCCCAGCGCCTGGCCCGCCAGCTCCAGGAGCGCTCCGACGAACTGCAGAAACAGCAGGCGGAGTTGCAGCGCTCGAACGCCGAACTGGAGGAGAAGGCGGCCCTGTTGGCGACCAGCTCCCAGTACAAGTCGGAGTTCCTGGCGAACATGTCGCACGAGCTGCGCACCCCGCTCAACTCCCTGCTGATCCTGGCCCGGCTGCTCTCCGACAACCCCGACGGCCATCTCTCCGACCAGGAGGTGCAGTTCGCGACGACGATCCACCGCTCGGGCTCGGACCTCCTTCAGCTGATCAACGACATCCTCGACCTGTCGAAGATCGAGGCGGGCCGGATGGACGTACGCCCGAAGAAGCTGCCGCTGATCAAGCTGCTCGACTACGTCCACGCCACCTTCCGCCCGCTCACCATCGACCGGGGGCTCGCCTTCGAGGTGGCGGTCGGCGAGGACGTGCCGCGCGAGATGTACTCGGACGAGCAGCGGCTCCAGCAGATCCTGCGCAACCTGCTCTCCAACGCGATCAAGTTCACCGCGTCGGGCCGGGTCGAGCTGCGCGTCAACCGGGTCACCGACACCGAGCTCCATCACGTCCGCGACAGCGGCCAGGTGATCGCGTTCACCGTCAGCGACACCGGTATCGGCATCGCGCAGGAGAAGCTGCCGGTGATCTTCGAGGCGTTCCAGCAGGCCGACGGCACCACCAACCGCAAGTACGGCGGCACCGGCCTCGGTCTGTCGATCAGCCGCGAGATCGCCGGTCTGCTCGGTGGCCGGATCGTCGCCGAGAGCGAGCCCGGCAAGGGCTCCACGTTCACGCTGTACGTCCCCGTGGTCAGCCCCGGCCACTCGGCGACCGGCCCCACCCCCGAGGAACACACCCTGCCGGTGCCGGAACAGCTGTCGACCGAGCCCTTCACCTCCGCCGAGGTGGACGACTCCTGGCCGACACCCACCAAGCTGGAGGCGTGGAAGAGGGGCCGGGCGGGACAGGTGCTGCCCGGGCGGCGGGTGCTGATCGTCGACGACGACATCCGCAACGTCTTCGCACTGACCCATGTCCTGGGCCGGGTCGGCATGCCCGTCCTCTACGCCGAGAACGGCCGGGAGGGCATCGAGACGCTGGAGCGCAACCCGGACGTCGAGCTCGTCCTGATGGACATCATGATGCCGGAGATGGACGGTTACGAGACGATCGCCGCCATCCGCCGCACCCCGCGCTGGACGGGCCTGCCGATCGTCGCGCTGACCGCGAAGGCGATGCCGGGCGACCGGGAGAAGTCGATCGCGCGGGGCGCCAACGACTACGTACCCAAGCCGGTCGACGTGGACCAGCTGCTGACTGTCGTGTGCGCGCTCCTCGACCCGGAGGGCCCGCAGGGCGACGATGGCACCCAGGGGCCCGCGGCCGACGCGGTGACCGACGCAGCGGAACCGGGCATGACAGGGGAAGTGCCGGTCCCGCCGACGACCGAATGA